CGGCGAGGACCAGCGCCTCCTCGACCGTGCCCGCGCGCTGGGCGTCGCCGAGCACGTCGTCTTCGCGGGCGAGCAGACCACCCCGGCCCCGTACGTCGAGGCCGCCGACGTCTGCGTCACGCCGTCCACGATCGAGGCCTTCGGCCGCACCACGGCCGAGTACATGGCCCTCGGCAAGCCGGTCGTCGCCACACGCGAGGGCGGCAGCGCCGAACTCGTCGAGCCCGGCGTCACGGGCGCGCTCGTCGCCGCAGCCGACACCTCGGCACTCGCGGACACCCTCGCGGCGTACGCGGCGGACCCCGGCTCGGTCGGGAGGCACGGTGCGGCCGCGCCGGACCGGCTCGCGTCCGTCACGGGCGCCGGCCACGACAACGCCGCCGCGATCGCGCGCTTCACCGCGCTCGTCGGCACCGAGGGCTACCGCCTCCCCCAGGCGGCCCGCTACTGGTTCGAGCTGCCGGGCGCGTACGCCTCGCTCGGTGCGACGAGCGCACGAGCCGCCGTGGGCCTCCTGACCGCCCGGGTGCGGAGCCGTTCCGGCGCCGTCGGGCGGCTGCTGGCCCGACCCGGCGCCCTCGTCCGTAAGGTGACCCGCCGATGAGCGCCGACCGACGCGCGGTCACGATCGTCGTGCCCGTCTACGACGACCTGCCGGGCCTGGAACGCTGCATCGGAGCACTCCTCGAGACCGTCGACTTCGCCCGCGACCGCGTGCTGCTCGCCAACGACGTCGGACCGAACGTCGACACCGTCGAGGCACGGATCCTCGAGCTCGTCGGCGACCACGACGGCTTCGAGTACGTCCGGAACGCGGAGAACCTCGGCTTCGTCGGGAACTGCAACCGTGCCGTCCTCGAGCTCGACCACACCGGCAACGACGTGCTGCTGCTGAACAGCGACACCGTCCCGATGCCGGGCTTCCTCGACGAGATGACCGCGGTCCTCGGCTCCGAGGACACGATCGGAGTGGTCTGCGCCCGCAGTGACAACGCGACGATCGCCTCGTACCCGTTCGCGCGGCGCAACCCGCGCGCCACGGTCGCACCGCGACGGACCCGCGAGCTGCACGGACGGACGAAGTACCTGCTCCCCCGGTACACCGTCTCCCCCGTGGCGATGGGGTTCTGCTTCCTCATCCGCCGCGAGATGGTCGACCGCTTCGGGCTGTTCGACGAGGTCTTCTCCCCCGGCTACGGCGAGGAGAACGACTTCTGCCTGCGCATCAACGAGCACGGCTTCACCGCGGTCCTCGCTAACCGCGCACTCGTCCTGCACACCGGCTCGACGAGCTTCAGCGGTGACCGCGGCCCGTCGCTCCGGCTCGCGCACGAGCGCATCCTGCTCGAGCGCTACCCGTTCTACGGCGGCGCGCTCGCGCTCTTCCTCGCCCGCTACCGGGACGCAGTCGACGTCTTCGCCGACGCCTTCCTGCCCGACGACGACGTCGTCCGCGTGGCACTGCACCTGCCGGCGGAGGTGACCGACGAGGTCGTCGCGCGCGTCCGCAGCACCCTCGCCGCCGCGCCGGACGACGTCGTCGTCACCGTCATCGTCGCGAAGTCGCAGATCCGTGCGGCACGCCAGGCGTTCCCCGGCGCCGGCATCGCGGTCGGCGGGCGGGCGCGGCAGATCTTCGACGTCGCCGTCGCCCTCGGCGCGTTGACGACCTTCGCGCAGCTCTCCGCGCTCAACGCGAACGCTCCCCGCTGGGTCCTCGTCGACCCGGTGTCGCACGACGTCCGCTGGTCGCAGGCGGTTGTCAACCACCGCGCGTCGGCGATCGACCGCATCCTCCGCCGGTTCGAGAACCAGAGCACGTCGTGGCACGGCGGGGACGACCTCGTCCGGCTCGTCCGCACGACCGCGGGGACCGAGATCGACCCCGCGGCGCTCCGAGCCCGCTGGCACTCGGTGTCGGACATCGCCGAGGCGACCGGTCTCCTCGTGCACCGCGCGACGGTGTCGGTCCGCCGGCTCACGGCGCTGACCTTCGGGGCGCGCAACCCCCGCATCGCCGCGCGGCTCCGCGCGGTCATCGGCCGTGGCGCGTGACGCCGGCCGACGCGTGGCACTGACGACGTCACGTCCCGTGCGGGTGGCGACGTCACGTCCCGTGCGGGCGACGGCGCTCGTGCTGCTCGCGGTCTGGGCGCTCTACCAGTGCGGCTGGAACCTGCTCGGGCACAACGTCCACGGTGACGAGTCGATCTACGTCCGGGCCGGCTGGGCGTACCTGCACGGCGACTTCTCGGCGAACCGCGAGCACCCGCCGACGGCGAAGTACCTGTTCGGCCTGGCGCAGCTCGTGACCGGGCAGGGGGTGCTCGGCCCCCGGCTGCTCGTCGGCGCGCTCGTGCTGGCCGTGGGCGTCACGTTCTTCTGGTGGCTGCGCCGCGAGGTCGGCTTCTGGACCGGTCTGCTGGCCGCCGCGACGTGGCTCCTCACCCCGCGTGGCTTCCTCGGCACCCGGGTCGACCGGTACGCGCTGCTCGACCCGGTGATGATCGCGTTCGCGGTCCTCGCCCTCGCGGTCGCGTGGGCGTGGATCCGGACGGACCGGTGGTGGCTCGCGCCGCTCTCCGGTGTCCTCCTCGCGATGTCGGTGACGTCGAAGGTGTCCACGATCGTCCTGCTCCCGGCCTTCGTCCTGCTGCCCCTGCTCCACCGCCGACCGCGTCGCCTGCTCACTGGCGGCGTGGGTTGGCTGGTCGCGTTCGTCGTGACCGCGGTCGCCCTCTACGCGCCGATGGGGATCCGCTCCGCGATCACGTACATGGTGCGGTTCCAGGACGGCCAGAACGAACACGGGCACCCGATCAGCATCGCAGGACAGATCCACACCTTCGCGCCGTGGTGGGCGAACGCCTGGTTCCTGTGGACCGGCGTCGGCGCCGTCACCACCGTCGTCCTGGTCGTCGGGCTCGTGGCGGCCCTCGCGATCCGCCCCGACCGCCTGGTCGCCTACCTCGGCACCGCCCTCGCGCTGCTCGTCGTCTTCTACACGGTCGTCGCGCACATCGCCCTCGCCAACTACTACGCCGCCTGGATGCCGCTGCTGGTCGCCCTGTCGTCGATCGGTATCGGTCGACTGGCCACCGTGGTGCCGCGACCCGTCGGCCTGGTGGCGGCGGGTCTCCTCGTGCTCGCGCTCGTCGTGCCTGCCGTGGGTGAGAGCGTGACGGTCGCCCGGACGCACCCGAGCGGCATCGCGCTCGTGGACCGGTGGCTCGACGAGCACGGCCGCGCCTCCGGTGGCGTCCTGTTCGCCGCGGCGACCCCGACGCTGACGGACCCGTACTTCGCCGGGCGCGGGTCGATGGAACCCGACGACGGCCCGTTCGTCGCCGTCGTGGTCGGGAACGACCGCCGCTTCCCGCCGAGCGCCGCGGTGCGCTCCTTCCTCGAGGCGCAGGCCGACCGGCTGGACCGCACCGAGGTGGACGGGTTCGCCGTCTGGACGCCGCGGTCCGGCGTCGTCGAGGAGGCCGGGGACGAGCTGACGGTCCGGGGCTGAGCCGTCGCGGCATCCCGCTGCCGGACGCACACGCGCCTCCCTGCCGGCGAACCTGCGCGCCTGCGCGACTGCGCGACTGCGCGACTGCGCGCCTCCGCGCCTCCGCGCCGGTGGCGCCGGTGGCGCTCGATCAGGCGACCGCGTCGACCACCGGGCGGTGTCGGACCACCGCGGCGCCGTCCCAGGCACCGAGCAGGTGCAGCGTCGCCACACGGAACGCGAGCGCCCGCACCAGGAACTGCCGCCACTCCGGGATCCCCGCACCGAGTGCTGCGAGCCGGTCGGTCGGGACGCCGTGCCAGCACACCGCGTCGACCGCAGCGATCGCCAGTCCGGTCCCGGCCGGACGCCAGGTGGGCGGCCAGTCGATGATCGTCGGCGGCTGCCCCTCGGTGAACAGCACGTTGCCGAGCAGGTCGCCGTGGACCAGCTGCGGCGACGAACGGACCGGCCGGAACGCCGCACCGAGGCGCTGGAGCGTCGGGTCGTGGAGCATCGGCGCCTCGCCCCAGGCGATCCGGTCCGCGCGGCGCCAGGCGTCGTTCGGCGCGACGGTCTCGTCGCCCTCGTCGAGGAACGCGGGGCGGTCGAGGTGGGCGACCGCGCGGTGGAAGGCCGCACCCGCGCGGAGGACGTCCTCGACCCGGTGCTCGTCCGCGGCGCCGGGCACCCACTCCCACGCTTCCCAGGATCCGACCCGCCATCCCCCGTGGCGGGCGGCGACCGGGCGCGGGGTGCGGAACTCCGCGGTGTGTGGGAGCGTCGCGAGCACGGCGCTCCGCCAGTCGGTCACAACCCGCCCGTCGTGGGGCCGGAGCACGAGGTCGCCGGCGCGCCACGTCAGCCCGCGGCCACCCGCGAGCGGCCGGGGCCGCGCCTCCCCACCGCCGAAGGCCCGGAGGACCTCGACAGCGGGGGCGGCAGCGTCCGTGTCGTGCACGTGCCTACACGAGGCAGCGCGGCCCGAGCAGGCTCTTCAGCTCGCCGAACAGGTCGGGCGTCAGCGCCACCGGGAACGGCAGCTCGAACGTCCGTGCCACATCGTCCTTGAGGAGCTTCAACCGCACCTCGGTGTCGCCCTGGTGCCGTCCGAGCACGGCCGCGAGCTCCGTCACGGTCTGCGTGGTCGCCTGGCGCTCGGGCAGTGACAACGTCAGTGGCCCGGACCCCATCGCGTCGCCGACGTTCGGCTGGAACATGCTGACCGCGTGCAGCGCCTTGCCGTCGTCGCGCACGTTGACCCGGCCGCGCAGGACCACGATCGAGTCCGGCACGAGCGACGGGCCGAACTCCTGGTACGTCTTGCCCAGGAACATGACGCCGATCTGGCCGCCGAAGTCCTCGATGTCGACGATGCCGTACGGGTTGCCGCTCGTCTTCGCCACGCGGTGCTGCACGCTGGTGAGCAGGCCGGCGACCGTGACGGTCTCGCCCTCGACCGAGTCGTCCGCGACGAGCAGGTCCGCGATGGTGATCGACTGGTGCTTCGCGAGCTCGATCTCGAGCCCGGCGAGCGGGTGGTCGGAGACGTAGAGCCCGAGCATGTCCCGCTCGAACGCGAGCTTGTCGCGCTTGGACCACTCCGGACGCTCCGGCACCTGCGACACCGTCAGCGACGCCGGGTGCTCCTCGGCGACCTCGGCGAAGAGCGAGTCGAAGTCGAACCCGACGTTGCCGTGGGCCTCGTCGCGCTTCACCTTGACCGCCGCCTCGACGGCACCCTCGTGGATCTCGACCAGGGCACGGCGGCTGTCGCCGAACTCGTCGAACGCGCCCGCCTTGATGAGCGACTCGACGGTCCGCTTGTTCGCCGACGAGATCGGGATCTTGCGCAGGAAGTCGTGGAACGACTCGAACGCGCCCTTCTCGGTGCGGGCCTGGACGATGTCGTCGACGACGTTGAAGCCGACGTTGCGGATCGCGCCCATGCCGAAGCGGATGTCGTCGCCGACGGCCGCGAAGAAGCCGATCGATTCGTTGACGTCCGGCGGCATGACCTTGATGCCCATCCGGCGGCACTCGTTGAGGTACAGCGCGAGCTTGTCGCGGGCGTCCCCGACGCTGGTGAGCAGCGCGGCCATGTACTCGGCCGGGTAGTGCGCCTTGAGGTACGCGGTCCAGAACGACACCACGCCGTACGCGGCCGAGTGCGCCTTGTTGAACGCGTAGTCGGAGAACGGCAGCAGGATGTCCCACAGCGTCTTGATCGCCGCTTCGCCGTAGCCGTTGTCGACCATGCCCTGGTGGAAGCCGGCGTACTGCTTGTCCAGCTCGGACTTCTTCTTCTTGCCCATCGCGCGGCGGAGGATGTCCGCCTGGCCGAGCGAGAAGCCGGCGACCTTCTGCGCGATCGCCATCACCTGCTCCTGGTAGATGATCAGGCCGTACGTGCCGCCGAGGATCTCCGCCAGGGGCTCTTCGAGCTCCGGGTGGATCGGCGTGATCGCCTGCTCGCCGTTCTTGCGGAGCGCGTAGTTCGTGTGCGAGTTCGCACCCATGGGCCCCGGTCGGTACAGGGCGATCAGGGCGGAGATGTCCTCGAAGTTGTCCGGCTTCATCAGGCGGAGCAGGCCACGCATCGGCCCGCCGTCGAGCTGGAACACACCGAGGGTGTCACCGCGCTGCAGGAGCGCGTACGCCTCGGGGTCCTCGAGGCCCATCGTCTCGAGGTCGAGGTCGATGCCGCGGTTGGTCTTGATGTTGTCGAGGGCGTCGCTGATGATCGTGAGGTTGCGGAGCCCCAGGAAGTCCATCTTGATCAAACCGAGCGACTCCGCTGCCGGGTAGTCGAACTGCGTGACGATCTGGCCGTCCTGCTCCCGCTTCATGATCGGGATGATGTCGATCAGCGGGTCGCTCGACATGATGACGCCGGCCGCGTGCACGCCCCACTGGCGCTTCAGCCCTTCGAGGCCGAGTGCGGTGTCGAAGACGGTCTTCGCCTCGGGGTCGGTCTCGACGACCGTCCGGACGTCGACGGCTTCCTTGTAGCGCGGGTGGTCCTTGTCGAAGATCCCGGTGAGCGGGATGTCCTTGCCCATGACGGGCGGCGGCATCGCCTTCGTGAGCTTCTCGCCCATGCCGAAGGGGAACCCGAGGACGCGTGAGGAGTCCTTGAGTGCCTGCTTCGCCTTGATCGTGCCGTAGGTGACGATCTGCGCCACGCGCTCCGACCCGTACTTCTCGGTGACGTACTTGATCGCCTCACCGCGGCGCCGGTCGTCGAAGTCGACGTCGAAGTCGGGCATCGAGACGCGGTCCGGGTTGAGGAAGCGCTCGAAGATCAGGCCGTGCCGGATCGGGTCGAGGTCGGTGATGCGCATGGCGTACGCGACCATCGAACCCGCACCGGAGCCACGACCCGGACCGACCCGGATGCCGTTGTTCTTCGACCAGTTGATGAAGTCGGCGACGACGAGGAAGTACCCCGGGAAGCCCATCTGGTTGATGATGCCGACCTCGTAGTCGGCGCGCTCCTGGACGTCCTGCGGGATGCCGCCGGGGTACCGGTACTCCAGGCCCTTCGCGACCTCCTTCTCGAACCACGAGTGCTCGGTCTCCCCGTCGGGCACGGGGAACTTCGGCATGTAGTTCGCCGCGGTGTCGAACTCGACGTTGCAGCGCTCGGCGATGAGCAGCGTGTTGTCGCAGGCCTCGAGGTTGTCGCGGAAGACGTGGCGCATCTGCGCGGGGGTCTTCAGGTAGAACTCGTCGGCGTCGAACTTGAACCGGTTCGGGTCGTTCAGCGTGGACCCGGACTGCACGCAGAGCAGGGCCGCGTGCGAGGTGGCGTCGTGCGCGTGCGTGTAGTGCAGGTCGTTCGTGCCGACCAGCGGGATGTCGAGGTCCTTCGCCAGGCGGATGAGGTCGCTCATGATGCGCCGCTCGATCTCGAGCCCGTGGTCCATGACCTCGGCGAAGTAGTTCTCCTTGCCGAAGATGTCGCGGTAGTCGGCGGCGGCCTTGAGCGCCTCGTCGTACTGGCCGAGCCGCAGTCGGGTCTGGACCTCGCCCGACGGGCACCCGGTCGTGGCGATGATGCCCTCGTGGTGCTCCTGCAGGAGCTCGATGTCCATGCGCGGCTTGAAGTAGTAGCCCTCGAGCGAGGCCTTCGACGACAGCCGGAACAGGTTGTGCATGCCGGTGGTGTTCTCGGCGAACATCGTCATGTGCGTGTACGACCCGGCACCGGAGACGTCGTCACCGCCGCCGTCGCCCCAGCGGACACGGGTCTTGTCGGTGCGGTGCGTCCGCGGCGTGATGTACGCCTCGGTCCCGATGATCGGCTTGACGCCGCCGGCCTTCGCGGCCTTCCAGAACTCGAACGCCCCGAACATGTTGCCGTGGTCGGTCACCGCCACGGCCGGCATGCCCTGCGCGGCGGTCTCCGCCACGAGGTCGGAGAGCCTGGCGGCACCGTCGAGCATCGAGTACTCGCTGTGCACGTGCAGGTGGACGAAGGAGTCGGAATCCGACACGGAACCTCCGGTTCGTACGGTCTGCTGTGGGGTGGGGACAGCCTAACCGCGACCGGTGACCATCCCGAGCGTGTCGTCGGGACGACGGACGTCAGGCGGCGCGGATGCGGTCGAGCGCGCGCTGCAGGTCGTCCGGGTAGGACGCCTGGAACTCGACCCAGTCTCCCGTGCGCGGGTGCGCGAAGCCGAGGCGCACGGCGTCGAGCCACTGCCGGGTCAGGCCGAGCTCCTCGGCGAGCACCGGGTCCGCGCCGTACGTCGTGTCGCCGACCAGGGGGTGTCGCGTCGCCGCCATGTGCACGCGGATCTGGTGGGTGCGCCCGGTCTCCAGGTGCACCTCGAGCAGCGTCGCGGCGCGGAAGGCTTCGAGCGTCGCGTAGTGGGTCACGCTGGGCTTGCCGTCGGCCGTGACCGCGAACTTCCAGTCACTGGACGGGTGCCGTCCGATGGGCGCGTCGATCGTCCCCGTGGTCGGGTCCGGGTGCCCCTGCGCGAGCGCGTGGTAGACCTTCTCGACCGTGCGCTCCTTGAACGCCCGCTTGAGGTGCGTGTACGCCAGCTCGGTCTTCGCGACGACCATGAGCCCCGAGGTCCCGACGTCGAGTCGGTGCACGATCCCGGCGCGTTCGGCGGCGCCGGACGTGGCGATCGTGAAACCGGCCGCCGCGAGCCCACCGGGCACGGTCGGACCGTCCCACCCTGGCGACGGGTGCGCCGCGACCCCGACGGGCTTGTCGACGACGACGATGTCCTCGTCGTCGTGCACGACGGTCATGCCCGGCACGACGGCCGGCACGATGCGCGGTGGCTCCTTCGGGCTCCACTCGACCTCGAGCCAGGTGTCCGCGTGCAGGCGGTCCGACTTGTCGACCACGACGCCGTCGACCCGGACGCCGCCGGCGGCGACGACGTCGGCAGCGAAGGACCGGCTGAAGCCGAGGAGCTTCGCGATGGCGGTGTCGGCGCGCTCACCGGCGAGCCCGTCGGGGACGGGGAGGCTGCGGGACTCGGTCATGCGGTGTGCGTCACGTCGCGTCGTGGCCGAGGGCGTCGTGCCGACGGCCGTCGGGGGTGTGTCCGTCGCGGGTCGCGTCGTCGAGCGTGCCGTCGGCGGTCCGGGAGGCCCGTCCCGCGTCCGTCCCGTCCGCTGCGGTCGTGCCGTCGGTCGCGTCCGCAGCGGCAGCGTCACGCGCTGCCCGGGACTCGGACACCGACCGGGTGCCGTCGAGGTTCACCCCGAGGATCACGAGCAGGACGAACACGACCATGCTCACGCAGATGAACGTGTCGGCGACGTTGTAGATCGCCGGCATCATCCACGGCGTCGAGATAAAGTCCACGACGTGGCCCCGCCCGAAGCCGGGCTCACGGAAGAGCCGGTCGGTCAGGTTGCCGAGCGCGCCGCCGAGCAGCATGCCGAGCACGAGTGCCCACCACATCGAGCGGATGCGCCGGGCGTACACGACGATCGCCACGACCACGGCGGCCGAGATGATCGAGAACACCCACGTCATGTTCACCGCGAACGAGAACGCGGCGCCGGGGTTCCGGACCGACAGGAACTGCAGGGCGTTGCCGACCACCGGGACGACGACGCCCTCGGGCAGGTTCGCGACGACGAGCGCCTTCGTGCCCTGGTCGAGCGCCACCACCACGACAGCGGCGAAGGCCAGTGCCGCGATCGCGCGTGCACTGACCTTCGCTCGTGGGACGGGTCGGTCCAACGTCAGTTGCCGAAGCCCTGCGCCGAGGCCGGGGCCGGCGAGAAGCCGGACTGCTCGGTGCTGGCAGACGAGTCCAGCTCGGAGAGCTGGCTCTGGATGTAGCTCTTGAGCTGCGCACGGTAGTCGCGCTCGAAGGTGCGGAGCTCGTCGATCTTGCCCTCGAGCTGCGTGCGCTCCTGGTCGAGCACCGCGACGCGCTGGCGGTTCTGGTTCTCGGTGTCGGCGATGATCTGGCGCTGCTTGGCCTCGGCCTCGGAGACGAGGCGGGCGGCCTGGGCCTGACCCTCGGCGATGAGCGCGTCGCGCTTCTCGACGCCTTCGCGGACGTGCTCCTCGTGGAGACGACGCGCGAGCGTGAGGAGGTTCGTGGTGCCCTCGGTGTCCTCGTCCGGGTTGACCGTCGTGGTCGGCGCGGCGGCGGCGACCGGGGCCGGCTCGGGCGCTGCGGCGACGGGGGCCGGCTCGGGAGCGGGGGCCGGCGCGGGCTCGTCGTCCTTGGCGAGCGACGGCGCGGAGTCGGCCGACTGGAGGCGCTGCCGCAGCTCCTCGTTCTCCTGGTTCAGGCGACGCAGCTCGGCCACGATCTCGTCGAGGAAGTCGTCGACCTCGTCCTGGTCGTAGCCCTCGCGGAACTTGGTCGGCTGGAACCGCTTGTTGACTACGTCTTCCGGCGTCAAAGCCATTGCCGTCACCTCAATAGAACTGCTGAACGTGTGGAACCGGGGCCCTGCTGGCCGTCCGTGCTGAACGTACCAGCCCGGGTCCCGGTGCGGATGTCCCGCCGGAGCGGGGCATCGATCCCGACCACCGTACACCGCGGGCGGGTCCGAACCGTGTCGGAGCGCCGCGTGGCGCGTGTCGGGACGATGCGGATCAGACGAATCGGTAGGCCAGGGACTGGACCACGACGCGCAGGATGATCACGACGAGCATGACGATCGTCCACCCGAAGTCGAGCGCCACCGGCCCGAGCCGCAGCGGCGGCAGGACCCGGCGGACGGCCTTGATCGGCGGGTCCGTGACCGTGTAGACGAACTCCGCGACGACGAGCAGCACGCGCTGCGGTCGCCAGGAGCGGCTGAACGCCTGCACCATGTCGAAGGCGAAGCGCCCCCACATGATGAAGAAGTAGAGCGTGAGGAGTAAGGAGAGGATCGTGAAGATGAACACGGTTCGGCTCGCTCGTCTCGTGTGACCGGGGCCGGTGTGCGCCGGTCACGGGGCGGGTGGGCCTGGGTGCCGGACGGACGACCGGGGCCCGTCGGACCCCGGCGCCGAGCGGACGGCTCAGGACTGGGCGAAGAAGTTCGCCTCGATGTCGGACTCTACCTCAGCAGGCTCGCCGCTCACTGCGATGTGCGCGGGCGACAGGAGGAAGACCTTGTTCGTCACGCGCTCGATCTTGCCGTACAGACCGAGGGACAGCCCGCTGGCGAAGTCGATCATGCGGCGGGCGTCCGTCTCGGTCATCTGCGAGAGGTTGATGATGACGGGGATGCCGTCACGGAAGCTCTCGGCGATGGACTGGGCGTCCTTGTACTCGCGCGGGTGGACGGTGAGGATCTCGTTCATTTCCTGGACCGGGGTCGCCTTCTGTGCGGTCGTGTGCGAGCGGCGGAGCGGGGTGACCTGCGCGCCGCGCTGGGAGGTGTGCTGGGGCTTCGCGGGCGCCGACGGCGGGGTGGCCACGGGAGCGGCGGCCGCCGGGGCAGCGGCGGGGGCCGCGGCAGCGGGCGCCTCCTGCTGCGCGGCGGGCGCGGCGGCGGGCTGACGCGTCTGCGTCGGCGCGGCCGGCTGCTCGTCCTCGTACTCGAGTTCCTCGTCGGCGAGGCCGAGGTAGACCATCGTCTTCTTCAGGGGGTTGGCCATGGTTCCTCCGGGGGTCCGTGCTCGTTGGTGCCCTGTGTCGAGGCTAGGGCGCGTCCGGTCGTTTGCCGGTGATTGCGGTCCCGATCCGCAGGTGTGTCGCGCCCTCGGCGATCGCCTCGGCGTGGTCGCCGCTCATGCCGGCCGAGATGTCGGTCGCGGTGGGCTCGACCGTGCGGAGGCGCTCGGAGATCGTCCGCAGCCGGGCGAAGGCGGCACGCGGCTCCTCGTCGAGCGGTGCGACGGCCATGACCCCGCGCAGCCGCAGGGTCCCGGTCGCGAGGATCCGCTCCGCGAGTGCCTCGACCGCGTCCGGTGCGACGCCGCCGCGTCCGGGGTCGTCGGTCAGGTTCACCTGGACGAAGCCGTCGAGGACGCGCGGGTCCGGCTCGGCCTCGGTCGGGGCGAAGGCGTCGACGACGCTCGCACGGTCGAGGGACTGGACGACGTGGGCGTACCGACGCGCCTGCCGGGCCTTCTTCGACTGCAGCTGCCCGATGAAGTGCCAGGTGAGCGGCAGGTCGGCCAGTTCCGCGGCCTTGGCCTGCGCCTCCTGGTGGCGGTTCTCCCCCACGTCCGTCACACCGAGCCCGGCGAGCCGACGGACGAGCGCGGCGGGGTGGTACTTCGTGACGACGACGAGCGTCAGCTCGTCGGCCGTCCGTCCGGCGGCGCCGGCCGCGTCGGCGATGCTGCCGCGGACGGCGGCGAGCCGAGCCTCCAGCCCGGTGTCGGACTGGGCCCCGACCGCCGGTTCCGGAACGACGCGCAAGCGGCGTTCCGGCCGTGCCGGTTGGGAGAGGCTCGGCTCGCTCGGGTGCCCAGCGGTCACGATGCGCTCGTGCTCACGTGGGACCGACTCACTTCAGGAAGTCGGGGACGTCGAGTTCGTCGTCGTCGTCGAAGGCCGGGTCGGCGGCGCGCTGCGCCGGCGGCTCGTGCTCCTGCGAGGCCCAGGACGGCGTGCTGTGGCCGGAGTCCTCGATGCGGTTCGCGGACCCGGTGGCGACGGGCACGGTGGCGCCGGCGTCGGGGTCGACGTAGCTCGAGCGACGCTCCTGGTGCTGCTGCTGCGAGGGCTCGCCGCCGTCGAAGCCCGCCGCGATGACGGTCACGCGGACCTCGTCGCCGAGGGTGTCGTCGATGACCGCACCGAAGATGATGTTCGCTTCGGGGTGGACGGCCTCCTGCACCAGGCGGGCGGCGTCGTTGATCTCGAAGATGCCGAGGTTCGAGCCACCCTGGATCGAGAGCAGCACGCCGTGCGCTCCGTCGATCGAGGCCTCGAGCAGCGGCGACGCGACGGCGAGCTCGGCCGCCTTGATGGCTCGGTCGGCACCCCGCGAGGAACCGATGCCCATGAGGGCCGAACCGGCGCCCTGCATGACGCTCTTGACGTCCGCGAAGTCGAGGTTGATGAGACCGGGGGTCGTGATGAGGTCCGTGATGCCCTGGACACCGGCGAGGAGCACCTGGTCGGCGGTGGCGAACGCCTCGACCATGGAGATACCGCGGTCGGAGATCTCGAGCAGGCGGTCGTTCGGCACGACGATGAGCGTGTCGACCTCGTCCTTGAGGCTCGCGACGCCGTTCTCGGCCTGGGACTGCCGACGCTTGCCCTCGAAGCCGAACGGCTTCGTGACGACGCCGATGGTCAGCGCGCCGATGGACTTCGCGATGCGCGCGACGACGGGCGCGCCACCGGTGCCGGTGCCACCACCCTCACCCGCGGTGACGAAGACCATGTCCGCGCCGGCGAGGGCTTCCTCGATCTCCTCGGCGTGGTCCTCGGCGGCGCGACGGCCGACCTCGGGGTCGGCGCCGGCACCGAGACCACGGGTGATCTCGCGACCGACGTCGAGCTTGAC
The sequence above is drawn from the Curtobacterium sp. L6-1 genome and encodes:
- a CDS encoding DivIVA domain-containing protein, encoding MALTPEDVVNKRFQPTKFREGYDQDEVDDFLDEIVAELRRLNQENEELRQRLQSADSAPSLAKDDEPAPAPAPEPAPVAAAPEPAPVAAAAPTTTVNPDEDTEGTTNLLTLARRLHEEHVREGVEKRDALIAEGQAQAARLVSEAEAKQRQIIADTENQNRQRVAVLDQERTQLEGKIDELRTFERDYRAQLKSYIQSQLSELDSSASTEQSGFSPAPASAQGFGN
- the ftsZ gene encoding cell division protein FtsZ; translation: MTTNHNYLAVIKVVGVGGGGVNAVNRMIELGLRGVEFIAINTDAQALLLSDADVKLDVGREITRGLGAGADPEVGRRAAEDHAEEIEEALAGADMVFVTAGEGGGTGTGGAPVVARIAKSIGALTIGVVTKPFGFEGKRRQSQAENGVASLKDEVDTLIVVPNDRLLEISDRGISMVEAFATADQVLLAGVQGITDLITTPGLINLDFADVKSVMQGAGSALMGIGSSRGADRAIKAAELAVASPLLEASIDGAHGVLLSIQGGSNLGIFEINDAARLVQEAVHPEANIIFGAVIDDTLGDEVRVTVIAAGFDGGEPSQQQHQERRSSYVDPDAGATVPVATGSANRIEDSGHSTPSWASQEHEPPAQRAADPAFDDDDELDVPDFLK
- a CDS encoding cell division protein SepF, which produces MANPLKKTMVYLGLADEELEYEDEQPAAPTQTRQPAAAPAAQQEAPAAAAPAAAPAAAAPVATPPSAPAKPQHTSQRGAQVTPLRRSHTTAQKATPVQEMNEILTVHPREYKDAQSIAESFRDGIPVIINLSQMTETDARRMIDFASGLSLGLYGKIERVTNKVFLLSPAHIAVSGEPAEVESDIEANFFAQS
- the lspA gene encoding signal peptidase II, with translation MDRPVPRAKVSARAIAALAFAAVVVVALDQGTKALVVANLPEGVVVPVVGNALQFLSVRNPGAAFSFAVNMTWVFSIISAAVVVAIVVYARRIRSMWWALVLGMLLGGALGNLTDRLFREPGFGRGHVVDFISTPWMMPAIYNVADTFICVSMVVFVLLVILGVNLDGTRSVSESRAARDAAAADATDGTTAADGTDAGRASRTADGTLDDATRDGHTPDGRRHDALGHDAT
- a CDS encoding YggS family pyridoxal phosphate-dependent enzyme yields the protein MRVVPEPAVGAQSDTGLEARLAAVRGSIADAAGAAGRTADELTLVVVTKYHPAALVRRLAGLGVTDVGENRHQEAQAKAAELADLPLTWHFIGQLQSKKARQARRYAHVVQSLDRASVVDAFAPTEAEPDPRVLDGFVQVNLTDDPGRGGVAPDAVEALAERILATGTLRLRGVMAVAPLDEEPRAAFARLRTISERLRTVEPTATDISAGMSGDHAEAIAEGATHLRIGTAITGKRPDAP
- a CDS encoding YggT family protein; translated protein: MFIFTILSLLLTLYFFIMWGRFAFDMVQAFSRSWRPQRVLLVVAEFVYTVTDPPIKAVRRVLPPLRLGPVALDFGWTIVMLVVIILRVVVQSLAYRFV